The following proteins are encoded in a genomic region of Balneola vulgaris DSM 17893:
- a CDS encoding Na+/H+ antiporter NhaC family protein, whose product MSIADKFGDPAIRKKIVHGLLLTFTLSVIFLFFTDGFTQQNGHYGFWSITPPLLAIFLAFYTGEVASSLFLGICLGAVISNKINVVQEFLIPSIGTQDFALILLVYLWALGGLIGIWTRTGGAEKFASWASEKMVHGPRSAKLFTWFMGIVFHQGGTISTVLTGATVRPIADKHKVSHEELSYVVDSTASPIATLIPFNVWPFYVAGLVIGTNELFSTTQESIAFFFSALPFNFYAIFSILITLLFSANLLPWIPGKQMRAAIKRAREEGKLDRDGAMPMAADELTQNKVPANYNPGLIDFIGPIGTLLGVAIIPFLYTYFILDKGNESTLLIAEAFVAAVLAGILIAVAKGMKLQETIDGFVDGCKGVTIGAIILAFAVTLKEVADTLGTANYVVELVGDSLSPVILPGILMAFCMIIAFSTGTSWGTYAVVFPVAIPLAWAIVPDPFFLTLCFSAVIGGSVFGDQCSPISDTTILSSLATGCDLMDHVKTQFPLALVAGSLAVLSYAALVILFV is encoded by the coding sequence TTGAGTATAGCTGACAAATTTGGGGATCCAGCCATTCGAAAAAAGATCGTACATGGCCTTCTACTCACCTTCACTCTATCGGTGATATTTTTATTTTTTACTGATGGTTTCACACAACAAAATGGGCACTATGGCTTTTGGTCCATCACTCCTCCCTTATTAGCTATCTTTCTTGCTTTTTATACCGGTGAAGTAGCCAGTTCCTTATTCTTGGGCATCTGTTTAGGAGCTGTAATATCCAATAAAATTAATGTGGTACAGGAATTCCTGATCCCCTCCATTGGAACACAGGATTTTGCCTTAATTCTTCTTGTTTATCTATGGGCACTAGGCGGGCTCATCGGTATATGGACTCGAACGGGTGGGGCCGAGAAGTTTGCATCATGGGCAAGCGAGAAGATGGTTCATGGTCCAAGATCAGCCAAATTATTTACTTGGTTTATGGGCATCGTATTTCATCAAGGAGGAACCATTAGTACGGTGTTAACAGGCGCTACAGTTCGGCCAATCGCCGACAAACACAAAGTATCGCATGAAGAACTTTCTTATGTAGTGGATTCAACCGCAAGTCCAATAGCCACACTCATTCCCTTTAATGTGTGGCCTTTTTATGTAGCGGGTTTAGTGATTGGAACCAATGAGCTCTTCAGCACCACACAAGAAAGTATCGCTTTCTTCTTCTCAGCTCTACCTTTCAACTTTTATGCGATTTTCTCCATTTTAATAACACTGCTTTTTTCAGCAAATCTTCTCCCTTGGATTCCAGGAAAGCAAATGAGGGCTGCCATTAAACGGGCCCGCGAAGAAGGGAAACTAGACCGAGATGGCGCTATGCCAATGGCGGCCGACGAACTCACACAAAACAAAGTACCCGCGAATTACAATCCTGGCTTAATTGATTTCATCGGACCTATTGGAACCTTGCTTGGTGTTGCCATCATCCCATTCCTATACACTTACTTTATTCTTGATAAGGGAAATGAGTCAACCCTACTCATTGCTGAAGCTTTTGTAGCGGCCGTTTTAGCTGGGATATTAATTGCGGTAGCTAAAGGCATGAAATTACAAGAAACCATCGACGGGTTTGTAGATGGTTGCAAAGGTGTAACCATTGGTGCCATCATCTTGGCATTTGCGGTAACCTTAAAAGAGGTGGCTGATACTCTTGGAACCGCCAACTATGTAGTAGAATTAGTAGGAGACTCCCTAAGTCCCGTAATTTTACCCGGTATTTTAATGGCCTTTTGTATGATTATCGCATTTTCAACTGGTACTTCTTGGGGAACTTATGCGGTAGTATTTCCGGTGGCCATCCCCTTAGCTTGGGCCATAGTTCCCGATCCATTTTTCTTAACATTGTGCTTTAGTGCTGTAATTGGAGGCTCTGTTTTTGGCGACCAATGTTCACCCATTTCAGATACTACCATCTTATCCTCCTTAGCCACAGGTTGCGATCTCATGGATCATGTGAAGACCCAGTTCCCTCTAGCACTTGTAGCGGGTTCTTTAGCCGTATTAAGTTATGCAGCGCTGGTTATTCTATTTGTTTGA
- the ettA gene encoding energy-dependent translational throttle protein EttA encodes MSLSDQKIIFSMVGVSKVHKPNKTVLKDIYLSFFYGAKIGVLGLNGAGKSTLLRIIAGEDKDYLGDISVQKGITFGYLPQEPQLDPEKTVKEIVEEGVQETVDLINEYEAVNAAFADPDADFDALIAKQAKLQDQIDRLEAWDLDSKLQQAMDALRCPPGDTSVSVLSGGEARRVALCRLLLKKPDVLLLDEPTNHLDAESVGWLEQHLARYEGTVIAVTHDRYFLDNVAGWILELDRGEGIPFEGNYTSWLEQKSERLRQEEKQESNRQKTLQQELEWIRQNPKGRRAKSKARINSYEELLAKDQEKRVDDMQITIPAGPRLGNKVIVAENVAKGFDDKLLVEDMEFQLPPGGIVGVIGPNGAGKTTLFKMIIGEEQPDSGSLEIGETVQLGYVDQKRPLDPNKTIWEEISGGHEVLKLGNREVNSRAYVARFNFSGSDQQKKTGQISGGERNRVHLAKMLKEGANVLLLDEPTNDLDVNTLRALEEALLEFAGCAVVISHDRWFLDRVATHILAFEGNSQVYWYEGNYEQYEAHRKERLGITDDQPTRIHYKKLTR; translated from the coding sequence ATTAGTTTGAGCGATCAGAAGATAATTTTTTCGATGGTTGGGGTGAGCAAAGTTCACAAGCCCAACAAAACTGTTTTAAAAGACATTTACTTGTCTTTCTTTTACGGAGCTAAAATAGGTGTGCTCGGTTTAAACGGTGCAGGTAAATCTACGTTGCTCCGCATTATAGCCGGCGAAGACAAGGATTATTTAGGAGACATCAGTGTGCAAAAAGGCATCACTTTTGGATACCTCCCTCAAGAGCCACAGTTAGACCCGGAAAAAACAGTTAAAGAAATTGTTGAAGAAGGAGTTCAGGAAACGGTTGACCTCATCAACGAATATGAAGCCGTTAATGCTGCTTTTGCTGATCCAGACGCCGATTTTGATGCGCTTATCGCAAAACAAGCGAAACTTCAAGATCAAATCGATCGCCTCGAAGCATGGGATTTAGACAGTAAGCTTCAGCAAGCCATGGACGCGTTAAGATGTCCTCCAGGCGATACTTCTGTTTCTGTACTTTCAGGGGGTGAGGCTCGCCGTGTAGCTCTATGCCGCCTACTACTGAAGAAACCCGATGTGCTATTGCTTGATGAGCCTACCAACCATTTAGATGCTGAATCAGTGGGTTGGTTAGAGCAACACTTAGCACGTTATGAAGGAACAGTAATCGCCGTGACCCACGATCGTTATTTCTTAGATAATGTTGCGGGTTGGATTTTAGAACTAGATAGAGGAGAAGGTATTCCGTTTGAAGGAAACTACACCTCATGGCTAGAGCAAAAATCAGAGCGACTGCGCCAAGAGGAAAAGCAAGAATCGAATCGCCAGAAAACACTACAGCAGGAATTGGAGTGGATTCGTCAAAACCCTAAAGGTCGCCGCGCGAAAAGTAAAGCACGTATTAATTCGTACGAAGAACTATTGGCAAAAGACCAAGAAAAGAGGGTGGATGATATGCAAATCACCATTCCGGCAGGACCTCGTTTAGGGAATAAAGTAATTGTAGCCGAAAATGTAGCCAAAGGCTTTGATGATAAACTCCTTGTTGAAGACATGGAATTTCAATTACCTCCAGGTGGTATTGTGGGTGTGATTGGGCCGAATGGTGCAGGTAAAACCACGCTTTTCAAAATGATAATTGGGGAAGAGCAACCTGATAGTGGCTCCCTTGAGATAGGGGAAACTGTGCAGTTAGGATATGTAGATCAAAAGCGCCCATTAGATCCAAATAAAACAATTTGGGAAGAAATTTCAGGTGGACATGAGGTTCTAAAGCTTGGTAATAGGGAAGTAAATTCTCGTGCTTATGTTGCTCGTTTTAACTTTAGTGGCTCCGATCAACAAAAGAAAACAGGACAGATTTCTGGTGGTGAGCGTAATAGAGTGCACCTTGCAAAAATGCTTAAAGAGGGTGCCAATGTGTTACTCTTGGATGAGCCTACCAACGATTTGGATGTGAACACTCTTCGTGCACTCGAAGAAGCATTACTTGAATTTGCAGGTTGTGCAGTTGTGATTTCCCATGATAGGTGGTTTTTAGATCGTGTGGCTACACACATCCTTGCCTTTGAAGGGAATAGCCAAGTGTATTGGTACGAAGGAAACTATGAGCAGTATGAAGCTCATCGTAAAGAAAGACTTGGTATCACTGACGATCAACCAACTCGTATTCACTACAAGAAGTTGACGAGATAA
- a CDS encoding ABC-F family ATP-binding cassette domain-containing protein, with the protein MTYLSTENLTKKYGLKLLFENLTFGISKGDKTALIAQNGTGKSTLLKILAGQENPDAGEVMVRNGIRIGFLAQDPQLDEHLTIEEYISHGSNEMVKIVQHYEKAVADQAADYNEKTQEAFDKALAKMDAANAWDYEQRLKQILGVLNIHNLEQPISSLSGGQRKRVALAFVLLDEPDLLILDEPTNHLDVEMIEWLEGYLAKSTMTLLMVTHDRYFLDRVCNHILEIEHGELFHHKGNYAYFLQKKAEREEIYATEVAKAGKLMKKEQEWMRRQPKARTTKSKSRIDAFYETEKKAKSGRVQKEVQLDVNMSRMGGQILELENVSKSYGDLVILDNFEYSFKKGERIGIIGKNGVGKSTFLKVITGEEPIDSGEVKTGQTIIYGHYKQQGLTFKENERVIDVIKEVAEVIELANGDTISASQFLEHFLFDSKMQYTPVKKLSGGERRRLGLMMVLIKNPNFLILDEPTNDLDLITLEKLESFLADFGGCLIIVSHDRYFMDNLVQHYFVFEGNGVISDFNGTYQEYKQLQAAQEEEAKKATEQKAKQATQKLSPSASKESASDAQKLSFKERKRYNALEKEIEKHTKELAEIEASLSSGELDFEAIQETSKTYETLKETLEEKELEWLELAERA; encoded by the coding sequence ATGACCTATTTATCTACAGAAAATCTTACTAAGAAGTACGGGCTTAAACTCCTATTCGAAAATTTAACTTTTGGCATCAGTAAAGGCGATAAAACAGCCCTTATTGCACAAAACGGAACCGGGAAATCAACCCTACTTAAAATCCTAGCGGGACAGGAAAATCCAGATGCAGGCGAGGTCATGGTGCGTAACGGCATTCGAATTGGGTTCTTAGCCCAAGACCCCCAGCTAGATGAACATCTTACCATTGAAGAGTATATCTCGCACGGTTCAAATGAGATGGTCAAAATTGTGCAGCATTATGAGAAGGCGGTTGCAGATCAAGCGGCAGACTATAATGAAAAGACACAAGAAGCCTTCGATAAAGCCTTAGCTAAAATGGACGCAGCTAATGCTTGGGATTACGAGCAACGATTGAAGCAGATTCTTGGGGTTTTAAATATTCACAATCTAGAACAACCCATCTCATCCCTGTCAGGTGGACAACGAAAGCGAGTAGCACTGGCATTTGTTCTACTAGATGAACCCGATCTGTTGATTTTAGATGAGCCTACCAACCATTTGGATGTGGAAATGATTGAATGGCTTGAAGGATATTTAGCAAAAAGCACTATGACCTTACTTATGGTAACGCATGATCGCTATTTCCTTGACAGAGTGTGTAATCATATTCTAGAAATTGAACATGGTGAACTGTTCCACCACAAAGGGAATTACGCATATTTCCTTCAAAAGAAAGCCGAGCGCGAAGAAATATATGCCACTGAAGTTGCCAAAGCGGGCAAGTTGATGAAGAAAGAGCAGGAGTGGATGCGTCGCCAACCGAAGGCACGAACCACCAAATCAAAAAGCCGCATTGATGCTTTCTACGAAACTGAAAAGAAAGCAAAATCAGGCCGTGTTCAGAAAGAAGTTCAGCTCGATGTAAATATGTCGCGCATGGGCGGGCAAATCCTGGAACTCGAAAACGTATCCAAATCATATGGGGATCTAGTAATACTAGACAACTTCGAATACTCCTTCAAAAAAGGAGAACGCATTGGCATTATTGGGAAAAACGGGGTTGGTAAAAGTACCTTTTTAAAAGTTATAACCGGAGAAGAACCCATAGATTCTGGTGAAGTTAAAACGGGCCAAACCATCATTTATGGGCATTACAAGCAGCAAGGGCTCACTTTCAAAGAAAATGAACGAGTTATTGATGTAATAAAAGAAGTAGCTGAAGTCATAGAACTGGCCAATGGCGATACCATTTCAGCATCGCAGTTCTTAGAGCATTTTCTCTTCGACTCAAAGATGCAATACACTCCTGTTAAGAAGCTAAGTGGTGGAGAACGCCGTCGACTTGGGCTTATGATGGTGCTTATCAAGAACCCGAATTTCTTAATTTTAGATGAGCCCACTAACGATTTAGACCTCATCACACTGGAGAAGCTAGAAAGCTTTTTAGCTGATTTTGGCGGTTGTCTTATCATTGTGTCCCATGATCGTTATTTCATGGACAACCTAGTGCAACATTACTTTGTATTCGAAGGAAATGGAGTGATTTCAGATTTCAACGGCACCTATCAGGAATACAAACAACTTCAAGCTGCCCAGGAGGAAGAAGCCAAAAAAGCAACTGAGCAAAAAGCTAAGCAAGCAACACAGAAGCTAAGCCCATCCGCCTCAAAAGAATCGGCTTCCGATGCTCAAAAACTGAGCTTTAAAGAACGAAAGCGATACAATGCGCTGGAAAAAGAGATCGAGAAACACACTAAAGAACTCGCTGAAATTGAAGCTAGCTTAAGTTCAGGAGAACTAGATTTTGAAGCTATACAAGAGACTTCAAAAACCTACGAAACACTGAAAGAAACTCTGGAAGAAAAAGAATTAGAGTGGTTAGAACTCGCTGAGCGAGCTTAA
- a CDS encoding Spy/CpxP family protein refolding chaperone, which yields MRKIIPSLFIMLLAFTVTTEAQQRRTRVNTNVEAKEMVQKRQMMTKQRMQKKDRFQESLTEQQKEQIKEITLSSRKETISLQNQLAEKHARIRTLSTGDDYDEQALNKVIDEAAELRAEITKVQLTTKHSIRETLTDDQKVLFDSRMQKAGKRKKMMKARSARRNK from the coding sequence ATGAGAAAAATCATCCCATCCTTATTCATCATGCTATTGGCATTTACAGTAACCACTGAGGCGCAACAACGCAGAACCCGAGTGAATACGAATGTTGAAGCCAAAGAAATGGTGCAAAAACGTCAAATGATGACCAAGCAACGCATGCAAAAAAAGGATCGCTTTCAGGAGTCGCTTACGGAGCAGCAGAAGGAACAAATTAAAGAAATAACTTTAAGTAGCCGTAAGGAAACGATTTCATTACAGAACCAGTTAGCTGAGAAACACGCAAGAATTCGCACACTGTCTACAGGTGATGACTACGATGAGCAAGCGCTCAACAAAGTAATCGATGAAGCAGCTGAATTGCGTGCCGAGATCACGAAAGTGCAATTGACAACTAAGCATTCCATAAGAGAAACATTGACGGATGATCAAAAAGTATTATTCGATTCAAGAATGCAAAAAGCTGGCAAAAGAAAGAAAATGATGAAAGCGCGTTCCGCACGTCGTAATAAGTAA
- a CDS encoding CBS domain-containing protein, producing MTVRDLLKNKGTEIYSVNPEETVYDAIAKMADLDVGALLVMQDDELEGIISERDYRNKVILKGRASKSTWVREIMTDKVVCVEPSDSVNLCMQLMTDKRIRHLPVIDQNKVVGVVSIGDVVKSIIQNQKVEIDSLRDYIAGGSGYPA from the coding sequence ATGACGGTCAGAGATTTGCTTAAAAATAAAGGAACAGAAATTTATTCGGTGAACCCCGAGGAAACGGTTTATGATGCCATCGCCAAAATGGCTGATTTAGACGTAGGAGCCCTATTGGTTATGCAAGATGATGAACTTGAGGGAATCATATCAGAAAGAGATTATCGCAATAAAGTGATACTGAAAGGTCGTGCTTCAAAAAGTACTTGGGTGCGCGAAATAATGACGGATAAAGTGGTGTGTGTAGAACCCTCTGATTCAGTAAACTTGTGTATGCAACTCATGACGGATAAAAGAATTCGTCACTTACCTGTGATAGATCAAAATAAAGTGGTTGGTGTGGTATCCATTGGGGATGTAGTGAAATCGATCATTCAGAATCAAAAAGTCGAAATTGATTCCCTGCGCGATTACATAGCCGGAGGTTCGGGATACCCCGCATAA
- a CDS encoding M48 family metallopeptidase, with amino-acid sequence MFGRKRKEITSTLSIKELEVTVTRKAVKNINIRVNRSTGAIRVSCPHQVRDRDLQKFLEQKLLWIRKHQSAKEIRQQAKREFTFVEGEEHLFKGELFRLRFVENVNANFIEFEDGELRVGSVLKGNTVRLKKLIEDFHRGYLKQQIPALIDKWEPIMGVQVTEFGVKKMKTRWGTCNIRAHRIWLSLELAKKSPELLEYVVVHEMVHLHERLHNARFKAFMTQYLPHWPELDKQLNGKMC; translated from the coding sequence ATGTTTGGCAGAAAACGCAAAGAAATTACCTCCACACTTAGTATTAAAGAACTCGAAGTTACTGTAACTCGAAAAGCAGTGAAGAATATCAATATTCGAGTGAATCGAAGCACAGGTGCCATCAGAGTTTCATGCCCGCACCAAGTTAGAGATCGGGATTTGCAAAAATTTCTGGAGCAAAAACTTCTCTGGATTCGAAAGCACCAATCTGCAAAGGAGATACGCCAACAGGCTAAAAGGGAATTCACTTTTGTTGAAGGAGAGGAGCATCTATTTAAAGGGGAGCTATTTCGATTGCGTTTTGTAGAGAATGTGAACGCTAACTTTATTGAGTTTGAAGATGGTGAGCTCCGCGTTGGTAGTGTACTCAAAGGAAATACAGTTCGCTTGAAGAAGCTAATTGAAGATTTCCATCGCGGGTATTTGAAGCAGCAGATTCCAGCTCTTATCGACAAATGGGAACCCATAATGGGGGTTCAAGTAACGGAATTTGGGGTGAAGAAAATGAAAACGCGATGGGGGACCTGTAATATCCGAGCACATCGCATTTGGCTAAGCTTAGAACTAGCTAAAAAAAGCCCAGAACTGCTTGAATATGTGGTAGTGCATGAGATGGTTCATCTACATGAGAGATTACACAACGCTCGCTTTAAAGCGTTTATGACGCAATACCTTCCACACTGGCCAGAGTTGGATAAGCAGCTAAATGGGAAGATGTGTTAA
- a CDS encoding 2'-5' RNA ligase family protein, which produces MIAMKSQMPLFREPDTLNAYRTFIGLPSNLAKEIRLLKEEFRKTYGPFASERTTPHITICSFLLLEHRTFDVFTLIQRRLEHLPAFDFVIDGFGFDDRNKQIYLRIKESEVFTFMSQEFERTRQQLHIKNNYQGSSEARITIAKGLTREIYEDAKSKYAERTFDETFMVDKLWVVSLDQDKGLYTPFTNIKLKG; this is translated from the coding sequence ATGATTGCTATGAAATCCCAAATGCCCCTTTTCCGTGAACCAGATACATTAAATGCGTACCGCACATTTATTGGGCTACCATCCAATCTTGCAAAGGAAATTCGCTTATTGAAGGAAGAATTCCGAAAAACTTATGGGCCATTTGCTTCCGAACGAACCACACCACACATAACCATTTGTAGTTTCTTACTACTTGAACACAGAACTTTTGATGTATTCACTCTCATTCAACGAAGGCTAGAACACCTTCCTGCTTTCGATTTTGTAATAGACGGATTTGGCTTCGATGATCGAAACAAACAAATCTATCTTCGCATTAAGGAATCGGAAGTATTTACTTTTATGAGTCAAGAATTTGAACGAACCCGCCAACAATTACACATCAAGAATAACTATCAAGGAAGTTCAGAAGCACGTATTACTATTGCGAAAGGCTTAACACGCGAGATCTACGAAGATGCGAAATCTAAATATGCAGAACGTACTTTCGACGAGACTTTTATGGTAGATAAACTTTGGGTAGTTAGCTTAGATCAGGATAAAGGTCTCTACACTCCTTTCACCAATATTAAACTAAAAGGATAA